One window of Erwinia aphidicola genomic DNA carries:
- the hemF gene encoding oxygen-dependent coproporphyrinogen oxidase gives MNTPDIAQVKQFLLHLQDEICRKLAAADGGAEFAEDSWDRPGGGGGRSRVLRQGRVFEQAGVNFSHVHGDAMPASATAHRPELAGRSFEAMGVSLVIHPENPYIPTSHANVRFFIAEKPGADPVWWFGGGFDLTPYYGFEEDAVHWHQTAADLCQPFGDDLYPRYKKWCDDYFHLKHRNEQRGIGGLFFDDLNTPDFDQSFGFMQAVGNGFSDAYLPIVERRKAMPWGERERDFQLYRRGRYVEFNLVWDRGTLFGLQTGGRTESILMSMPPLVRWEYDYQPQPGTPEAALYSDFIVPREWI, from the coding sequence TCGCAAACTGGCTGCCGCCGATGGCGGGGCTGAGTTTGCTGAAGACAGCTGGGATCGCCCAGGTGGCGGTGGCGGGCGCAGTCGCGTACTGCGCCAGGGTCGGGTGTTCGAGCAGGCTGGCGTTAATTTTTCTCACGTCCACGGTGATGCAATGCCGGCTTCCGCTACCGCTCACCGCCCGGAGCTGGCGGGACGCAGCTTCGAGGCGATGGGCGTATCGCTGGTGATCCATCCGGAAAATCCCTATATCCCGACCAGCCACGCCAACGTGCGCTTCTTTATTGCCGAGAAGCCGGGCGCCGACCCGGTGTGGTGGTTTGGTGGCGGTTTCGATCTGACCCCTTATTACGGCTTCGAAGAAGATGCGGTGCACTGGCATCAGACCGCTGCCGACCTGTGTCAGCCATTCGGCGACGATCTCTATCCACGCTATAAAAAGTGGTGCGATGACTATTTCCATCTCAAGCACCGCAACGAGCAGCGCGGCATTGGCGGGCTGTTCTTTGACGACCTGAACACCCCGGATTTCGACCAGAGCTTCGGCTTTATGCAGGCGGTAGGCAATGGCTTTAGCGACGCCTATCTGCCGATTGTCGAGCGCCGCAAGGCGATGCCGTGGGGCGAACGCGAGCGCGATTTCCAGCTCTATCGCCGCGGGCGCTACGTCGAGTTTAACCTGGTATGGGATCGCGGCACGCTGTTTGGCCTGCAAACCGGGGGCCGCACGGAATCGATCCTGATGTCGATGCCGCCGCTGGTGCGCTGGGAATATGACTATCAGCCGCAGCCGGGCACGCCGGAAGCCGCGCTGTACAGCGATTTTATCGTTCCCCGCGAGTGGATCTAA
- the maeB gene encoding NADP-dependent oxaloacetate-decarboxylating malate dehydrogenase: MDDQLKQSALDFHQFPVPGKIQVSPTKPLATQRDLALAYSPGVAAPCLEIAADPLAADKYTARANLVAVISNGTAVLGLGNIGALASKPVMEGKGVLFKKFAGIDVFDIEVDELDPDRLIDVVAALEPTFGGINLEDIKAPECFYIEKKLRERMNIPVFHDDQHGTAIICTAAVLNGLRVVKKNISDVRLVVSGAGASAIACLNLLVALGMQKHNIVVCDSKGVIYQGRDANMEQTKAAYAVADSGKRSLLEVIADADIFLGCSGPKVMTQEMVKRMARDPLILALANPEPEILPPLAKEVRPDAIICTGRSDFPNQVNNVLCFPFIFRGALDVGATAINEEMKLAAVHAIAELALAEQSDVVASAYGDQELSFGPEYLIPKPFDPRLIVQIAPAVAKAAMESGVARRPIADFDAYREKLMEFVYKTNLFMKPVFSQARKDPKRVVLAEGEEARVLHATQELVTLGLAKPILIGRPSVIEMRLQKLGLKIEAGKDFEVVNNESDPRFKEYWNEYYQIMKRRGVSPQQAQRAVIGNPTLIGAIMVHRGEADALICGTVGDYKQHYDIVEKLFGFRADVKVAGAMNALELPSGNTFIADTYVNENPTPEQLAELTLMAAETVRRFGIEPKVALLSHSSFGASDAPAARKMRDTLALVKARAPDLEIDGEMHGDAALVESIRQDLMPDSPLKGSANILIMPNVEAARISYNLLRVSCSDGVTVGPVLMGIAKPVHVLTPISSVRRIVNMVALAVVEAQTAPL; the protein is encoded by the coding sequence ATGGACGATCAGTTAAAACAGAGTGCGCTCGATTTTCATCAGTTCCCGGTCCCGGGAAAAATTCAGGTTTCCCCGACTAAGCCGCTCGCCACCCAGCGCGATCTGGCGCTGGCCTACTCTCCTGGCGTGGCTGCGCCTTGCCTGGAGATTGCCGCCGATCCGCTGGCGGCGGATAAATACACCGCCCGTGCCAACCTGGTGGCGGTGATCTCCAACGGTACGGCAGTGCTCGGGCTGGGCAATATCGGCGCGCTGGCGAGTAAGCCGGTGATGGAGGGGAAGGGCGTACTGTTTAAGAAATTCGCCGGGATCGACGTGTTTGATATCGAAGTGGACGAGCTGGATCCCGACAGGCTGATCGACGTGGTGGCGGCGCTGGAGCCGACTTTTGGCGGTATTAATCTGGAGGATATCAAAGCGCCAGAGTGCTTCTACATCGAAAAGAAACTGCGCGAGCGCATGAATATCCCGGTGTTCCACGACGATCAGCACGGCACGGCGATCATCTGTACCGCCGCGGTGCTTAACGGCCTGCGCGTGGTGAAGAAAAACATCTCCGACGTGCGGCTGGTGGTCTCCGGCGCCGGCGCATCTGCCATTGCCTGCCTTAACCTGCTGGTGGCGCTGGGTATGCAGAAGCACAACATCGTGGTGTGCGATTCAAAAGGGGTGATCTACCAGGGCCGTGACGCCAACATGGAACAGACCAAGGCAGCCTATGCGGTAGCCGACAGCGGCAAGCGCAGCCTGCTCGAGGTGATTGCCGATGCCGATATCTTCCTCGGCTGCTCCGGGCCAAAAGTGATGACTCAGGAGATGGTAAAACGGATGGCGCGTGACCCGCTGATCCTCGCGCTGGCCAACCCGGAGCCGGAGATCCTGCCGCCGCTGGCGAAAGAGGTGCGCCCGGATGCCATTATCTGCACCGGCCGCTCGGACTTCCCCAACCAGGTGAATAACGTGCTGTGCTTCCCGTTTATCTTCCGCGGGGCGCTCGACGTGGGCGCGACGGCAATTAACGAGGAGATGAAGCTGGCGGCGGTGCACGCTATTGCCGAACTGGCGCTGGCGGAGCAGAGCGACGTGGTTGCCTCGGCCTACGGCGATCAGGAGCTGTCGTTTGGCCCGGAGTACCTGATCCCCAAACCGTTTGATCCGCGTCTGATTGTGCAGATCGCCCCGGCGGTAGCGAAAGCGGCGATGGAGTCCGGCGTGGCGCGCAGGCCGATTGCCGACTTCGATGCCTATCGCGAAAAGCTGATGGAGTTCGTCTACAAAACCAACCTGTTTATGAAACCGGTGTTCTCGCAGGCGCGTAAGGATCCGAAGCGGGTGGTGCTGGCCGAAGGGGAGGAGGCGCGCGTGCTGCACGCCACGCAGGAGCTGGTGACGCTCGGCCTGGCAAAACCGATCCTGATTGGTCGCCCAAGCGTGATCGAGATGCGCTTGCAGAAGCTGGGGCTGAAAATTGAGGCGGGCAAAGACTTCGAGGTGGTGAACAACGAATCCGATCCGCGCTTCAAAGAGTACTGGAACGAGTATTACCAGATCATGAAGCGACGCGGCGTTTCACCGCAGCAGGCGCAGCGGGCGGTGATTGGTAATCCGACGCTGATTGGCGCGATTATGGTTCATCGCGGTGAAGCCGACGCGCTGATCTGCGGCACCGTCGGCGACTACAAGCAGCATTACGACATTGTGGAGAAGCTGTTTGGCTTCCGTGCGGATGTGAAAGTCGCCGGAGCGATGAATGCGCTGGAGCTGCCGAGCGGCAATACTTTTATTGCCGATACCTACGTCAACGAAAACCCGACCCCGGAACAGCTGGCCGAGCTGACGCTGATGGCGGCAGAAACCGTGCGCCGCTTCGGCATTGAGCCTAAAGTCGCCCTGCTGTCGCACTCCAGCTTTGGCGCTTCCGATGCGCCCGCCGCCCGCAAGATGCGTGACACGCTGGCGCTGGTGAAGGCGCGTGCGCCAGATCTGGAAATCGACGGGGAGATGCACGGCGACGCCGCGCTGGTGGAGAGTATTCGCCAGGATCTGATGCCGGACAGCCCGCTAAAAGGCTCGGCCAACATTCTGATTATGCCGAACGTAGAGGCAGCGCGTATCAGCTACAACCTGCTGCGCGTCTCCTGCTCCGACGGCGTGACGGTTGGCCCGGTACTGATGGGGATTGCCAAACCGGTCCACGTGCTGACGCCGATCTCTTCGGTGCGGCGCATCGTCAATATGGTGGCGCTGGCGGTGGTGGAGGCGCAAACCGCACCGCTCTGA
- a CDS encoding sugar-binding transcriptional regulator yields the protein MEKNTLSQDTELLTEIAVAYYQDEITQEEIARKFGISRIKVGRLLKRAKEEGIVEINVRYHPVFSTRLEQQLLERFPLQRALIALDHQDEEEQRRQVAALVAMHLSQSLKDNAVVAVGQGRNIAAVADHPGSVPTRSCHFISGIGGTHRPGDAINADHISRRLAKKFGGISETLYAPAYVENRALKAAFMQNGTIKETLDRARKADVALVGIGDMNENSYMVKLGWFTPHEIIDASLNQGVIGDIAGYDFFNAHGQHVDTVMNDRVIGLSIDELRKIPCVIAIASENTKAMAILGALRTGAIDIIATSAQNIRTLLNMTK from the coding sequence ATGGAAAAAAACACGCTATCTCAGGACACTGAACTGCTGACGGAAATTGCCGTTGCATATTATCAGGATGAAATTACCCAGGAAGAGATTGCGCGTAAATTTGGTATCTCCCGCATTAAAGTGGGGCGCCTGCTCAAGCGGGCGAAAGAAGAGGGCATCGTTGAGATTAACGTGCGCTATCACCCGGTGTTCAGTACCCGGCTGGAGCAGCAGCTGCTGGAGCGCTTCCCGCTGCAGCGGGCGCTAATTGCCCTTGACCATCAGGATGAAGAAGAGCAGCGCCGTCAGGTGGCAGCGCTGGTGGCGATGCATCTGTCGCAGTCGCTAAAAGACAACGCGGTGGTGGCGGTCGGGCAGGGGCGCAATATCGCGGCGGTGGCGGACCACCCTGGCAGCGTTCCCACCCGCAGCTGCCACTTTATCAGCGGCATTGGCGGCACCCACCGTCCCGGTGATGCCATCAACGCCGACCATATTAGCCGCCGCCTGGCGAAAAAATTTGGCGGGATCAGCGAAACGCTTTACGCCCCGGCCTATGTGGAAAACCGGGCGTTGAAAGCGGCTTTTATGCAGAACGGCACCATTAAAGAGACGCTGGACCGCGCCCGTAAGGCGGATGTGGCACTGGTCGGTATCGGCGATATGAACGAAAATAGCTATATGGTAAAGCTCGGCTGGTTCACCCCGCATGAGATCATTGATGCCAGCCTTAATCAGGGCGTGATCGGTGACATTGCAGGTTATGACTTCTTCAACGCGCACGGTCAGCATGTGGATACGGTAATGAACGATCGGGTGATTGGCCTGAGCATTGATGAACTGCGTAAAATTCCCTGCGTGATTGCCATCGCCTCCGAAAACACCAAAGCGATGGCGATTCTCGGTGCATTGCGCACTGGCGCGATCGATATCATTGCCACTTCCGCACAGAATATCCGTACGTTATTGAATATGACCAAATAA
- the dhaL gene encoding dihydroxyacetone kinase subunit DhaL, giving the protein MTQFSTQHGDILVNDLVSVIRQNRDYLSEIDGAIGDGDHGINMAKGFTQCGEKLSPQHSLAQAFDKLSDALMEGIGGSMGPLYGSLFMGMADSIRDKSALSAPEFAAMLRAGLSELQDISEAGVGDKCLMDTLIPAVEAAEATAASGYPAMLAALTQAAVKGRDSTKDLVAKIGRASRLGERSRGVLDAGAVSCCLLLTQMADCVERALSTETA; this is encoded by the coding sequence ATGACACAATTTTCGACGCAGCACGGCGACATCCTCGTGAACGATCTGGTTAGCGTTATTCGGCAAAATCGTGATTACCTGAGCGAGATTGACGGGGCTATCGGCGATGGCGATCACGGCATCAATATGGCTAAGGGATTCACTCAGTGTGGGGAGAAACTCTCGCCACAGCATTCGCTGGCGCAGGCGTTCGACAAGCTTTCAGATGCGCTGATGGAGGGGATCGGCGGATCGATGGGGCCGTTATACGGTAGCCTGTTTATGGGAATGGCCGACAGCATCCGCGACAAGTCCGCGCTGAGCGCCCCCGAGTTTGCCGCCATGCTGCGGGCTGGGCTTAGCGAGCTGCAGGATATCAGTGAGGCGGGCGTTGGCGACAAATGCCTGATGGATACGCTGATCCCGGCGGTGGAAGCGGCAGAGGCGACGGCAGCAAGCGGTTATCCTGCCATGTTAGCCGCGCTGACGCAGGCGGCGGTTAAAGGGCGAGACTCAACCAAAGATCTGGTGGCGAAAATTGGCCGCGCCAGCCGTCTTGGTGAACGCTCTCGCGGCGTGCTGGATGCTGGCGCAGTCTCCTGCTGTCTGCTGTTGACGCAGATGGCAGATTGCGTCGAGCGCGCGTTAAGTACGGAAACAGCCTGA
- a CDS encoding dihydroxyacetone kinase subunit DhaK, producing the protein MNRIINDPDYVVEDAIQGYLKAHPAVYQATENPRVLKRPQAPIKGKVGVITGGGSGHEPAFLGYMGENMLDAVAIGEVFSSPTAGAFLDACKAADGGAGVACLYGNYAGDNMNVKMAIKKATAAGIEVKTVVANDDVASAPASEKARRRGVAGEILMWKVGAAAAALGYDLDGVIGVAQKAIDNCRSIGVGLSSCTIPAVGKPNFHIEPGTMEIGIGHHGEPGIEVVPTQSAREIAATMLNFVLEEPVSGPHPEVVVLASGLGATPVMELYIYYAEVERLLTEKGIRVHRALVGNYFTSLEMMGVTLTVMTLDDELKKLVDLPTQAPGLTHME; encoded by the coding sequence ATGAATCGCATTATTAACGACCCCGATTATGTTGTAGAGGATGCCATCCAGGGCTATCTGAAAGCGCATCCAGCGGTGTATCAGGCGACTGAAAATCCGCGCGTACTGAAGCGCCCGCAGGCCCCCATCAAGGGGAAAGTCGGGGTAATCACCGGCGGAGGTTCCGGGCATGAACCCGCATTCCTCGGCTATATGGGCGAGAACATGCTCGATGCCGTGGCGATTGGCGAAGTCTTCTCCTCGCCAACCGCAGGTGCTTTCCTCGACGCGTGTAAAGCGGCGGACGGGGGGGCGGGTGTCGCCTGTCTGTACGGCAACTATGCGGGCGATAATATGAACGTCAAAATGGCGATCAAAAAAGCGACCGCTGCGGGCATTGAGGTAAAAACCGTGGTGGCGAACGATGATGTCGCCTCCGCTCCGGCCAGTGAAAAAGCACGACGTCGCGGCGTAGCGGGCGAAATTCTGATGTGGAAAGTCGGGGCGGCGGCGGCGGCTCTGGGATATGACCTCGATGGCGTGATCGGCGTAGCGCAAAAGGCGATCGATAACTGTCGTTCCATCGGCGTCGGTTTGAGTTCCTGCACGATCCCTGCAGTGGGTAAACCGAATTTCCATATTGAGCCGGGCACTATGGAGATTGGCATCGGCCATCACGGTGAACCTGGGATCGAAGTGGTTCCGACTCAGAGCGCACGTGAGATCGCGGCCACCATGCTGAACTTTGTGCTGGAGGAGCCTGTAAGCGGCCCACACCCGGAGGTGGTGGTGCTGGCGTCCGGTCTTGGGGCCACGCCGGTAATGGAGCTCTACATCTACTACGCCGAAGTGGAGAGGCTGCTGACGGAAAAAGGCATTCGGGTCCACCGGGCGCTAGTCGGTAACTACTTTACCTCGCTGGAGATGATGGGCGTGACGCTAACGGTGATGACGCTGGACGATGAACTGAAGAAACTGGTGGACCTGCCAACGCAGGCGCCGGGTTTAACCCACATGGAGTGA
- a CDS encoding SDR family oxidoreductase: MMKLPLDGKVALITGGAAGIGYAIAQEFLQQGARVALLDRDDRVVQVAAALNAESALGIALDVTERTAVNAAVAEVISHFGALDIAVNCAGVALLGPAEALSEADWDRTLDINLKGTFLVCQAAGQHFLRQNSGNIINMASQASRVALPQHIAYCASKAAVVGLTQVLALEWGPHNINVNAISPTVVLTELGAKAWAGEAGEAHKKQIPLRRFAEPAHIAATALFLASPGAAMMNGANVVVDGGFTIC; this comes from the coding sequence ATGATGAAACTGCCATTAGACGGCAAAGTTGCGCTAATAACCGGTGGGGCGGCAGGCATTGGTTATGCCATCGCCCAGGAATTTTTGCAGCAGGGAGCACGGGTCGCGCTACTGGACCGTGACGACCGTGTGGTACAGGTTGCCGCCGCGCTAAACGCTGAAAGCGCGCTGGGTATTGCGCTGGATGTGACTGAACGTACGGCGGTTAACGCGGCGGTGGCAGAGGTGATTAGCCACTTTGGCGCGCTGGATATTGCCGTCAACTGTGCCGGCGTGGCGCTGCTTGGGCCGGCAGAGGCACTCAGTGAAGCAGACTGGGACCGAACGCTGGATATCAATCTTAAAGGCACGTTTTTGGTGTGTCAGGCGGCGGGGCAGCATTTCCTGCGTCAGAACAGCGGCAACATTATCAATATGGCCTCGCAGGCAAGCCGGGTGGCGCTGCCGCAGCACATTGCCTACTGCGCCAGTAAGGCGGCGGTGGTGGGGTTAACCCAGGTGCTGGCGCTGGAGTGGGGACCGCACAATATCAACGTCAACGCCATCTCTCCGACCGTGGTGCTGACCGAGCTGGGCGCGAAAGCCTGGGCAGGAGAAGCCGGGGAAGCCCACAAAAAACAGATCCCGCTGCGGCGCTTTGCTGAGCCAGCGCACATTGCCGCTACCGCACTGTTCCTTGCCAGCCCCGGAGCGGCAATGATGAACGGCGCCAATGTGGTGGTCGACGGTGGTTTCACCATCTGCTGA
- a CDS encoding MFS transporter, translated as MLQRMIDRIGLSPKLLLGYAGVLIFMMGEGLEQGWLSPYLIENGMTVQQSALLFSVYGFAAAIAAWFSGVLAEIFTARRVMLAGLVMFMIGSVLFLTFGLPSHHLATMIPTYALRGLGYPLFAYGFLVWVAYEAPKERLGSAVGIFWFVYSGGLSVLGVLYSSIALPWLGEIHTLWSALIFVMLGAMIALFLNRGGETVEEKREKPSLAYVLKGITIAFENPKIGLGGIVRTINTSAAYGFVVFMPTYMMDLGFTRTDWLHMYAALWGVNIIFNLLFGIVSDGLGWRNVVMWFGCIGCAMTTLLFFYMPQWVGPNYWATVTMAGLFGACLAAFVPLSALMPTLAPENKGAAMSILNLGAGLSTFVGPAVVGLFIGSLGASGVIWIYTGLYLVAALLMKFVTLPASSSHPIPSPSGPLMKQKGAS; from the coding sequence ATGTTGCAACGAATGATTGACCGCATTGGCCTGTCGCCGAAGCTGCTGTTGGGCTATGCCGGGGTACTGATCTTTATGATGGGTGAGGGGCTGGAGCAGGGCTGGCTGTCGCCTTATCTGATTGAGAATGGCATGACCGTTCAGCAGTCTGCGCTGCTGTTTAGCGTTTACGGTTTTGCCGCCGCGATTGCCGCGTGGTTCTCTGGCGTGCTGGCAGAGATCTTCACCGCCAGGCGGGTGATGCTGGCCGGGCTGGTGATGTTTATGATCGGCTCTGTGCTGTTCCTCACTTTCGGCCTACCCAGCCATCATCTGGCAACCATGATCCCGACTTACGCGTTGCGTGGCCTGGGTTATCCGCTGTTTGCCTACGGTTTTCTGGTGTGGGTCGCGTATGAGGCACCGAAAGAGCGCCTCGGCTCGGCGGTGGGCATCTTCTGGTTTGTCTACAGCGGCGGCCTGAGCGTGCTCGGGGTGCTTTACTCCAGCATTGCCTTGCCCTGGCTCGGGGAGATCCACACGCTGTGGAGTGCACTGATTTTTGTCATGCTCGGTGCGATGATCGCCCTGTTCCTCAACCGCGGCGGTGAGACGGTAGAGGAAAAACGCGAGAAACCGTCGCTGGCATATGTATTGAAGGGCATCACCATTGCCTTTGAAAATCCGAAGATTGGCCTTGGCGGTATCGTGCGCACTATCAATACCTCGGCGGCGTATGGCTTCGTGGTGTTTATGCCGACCTACATGATGGACCTGGGCTTTACCCGCACCGACTGGCTGCACATGTACGCCGCGCTGTGGGGCGTCAATATCATCTTCAACCTGCTGTTCGGCATTGTCAGTGACGGTTTAGGCTGGCGCAACGTGGTGATGTGGTTTGGCTGCATCGGCTGCGCGATGACGACCCTGTTGTTCTTCTATATGCCGCAGTGGGTTGGCCCCAACTACTGGGCTACCGTCACCATGGCCGGGCTGTTCGGCGCCTGCCTGGCGGCATTTGTGCCTTTGTCAGCCCTGATGCCCACCCTGGCACCTGAAAATAAAGGTGCCGCGATGTCGATTCTCAATCTGGGCGCAGGGCTGAGTACCTTTGTCGGCCCGGCGGTGGTCGGGCTGTTTATCGGTTCGCTCGGCGCTAGCGGAGTGATCTGGATTTACACCGGTCTCTATCTGGTGGCGGCGCTGCTGATGAAGTTCGTCACGCTGCCTGCGAGTTCATCGCACCCGATACCCTCGCCCTCCGGCCCGTTGATGAAACAAAAAGGAGCTTCATGA
- a CDS encoding MDR/zinc-dependent alcohol dehydrogenase-like family protein, which yields MCQQCEVQNRRKEGIPSRMKAVVAFAPGDYRLQEVEVPSIGPGEILVKVEACGICAGDVKAWEGAPSFWGDDKQPAYIKAPMIPGHEFIGHVVALADDVEQFALGDRVISEQIVPCWGCRFCNRGQYWMCEKHDLYGFQNNVNGGMAQYMKFTKEAINYHVPAELPIEDAILIEPYACSFHAVQRANIKLGDVVVLAGAGTLGLGMIGAIKKSGPAKLVVLDLSDDRLELAKRFGADIVINPARQDAEKIVKEMTEGYGCDIYIEATGAGKSVEQGLAMIRKLGTFVEFSVFKDPVSIDWSIISDRKELDVLGSHLGPYCYPLVIEGIRDGSLPTRGVVTHTLPLERFAEGFDLMKRGVDSIKVVLNPNL from the coding sequence ATGTGCCAGCAGTGTGAAGTGCAGAACCGCCGTAAAGAGGGAATTCCGTCACGGATGAAGGCTGTTGTGGCATTTGCGCCCGGAGACTACCGCCTGCAGGAAGTGGAGGTGCCGTCCATTGGCCCAGGTGAAATTCTGGTGAAGGTTGAGGCTTGCGGGATATGCGCAGGCGATGTCAAAGCCTGGGAGGGCGCGCCGAGCTTCTGGGGCGATGACAAGCAGCCTGCCTATATTAAGGCGCCAATGATCCCCGGCCATGAATTTATTGGTCATGTCGTGGCGCTGGCCGACGATGTTGAACAGTTTGCGCTGGGCGATCGGGTAATCTCCGAGCAGATTGTGCCGTGCTGGGGCTGCCGTTTCTGCAACCGCGGTCAGTACTGGATGTGTGAAAAACACGATCTGTACGGTTTCCAGAACAACGTCAATGGCGGTATGGCGCAGTATATGAAGTTCACCAAAGAGGCGATCAACTACCACGTGCCCGCTGAGCTGCCAATTGAAGATGCCATTCTGATTGAGCCTTACGCCTGTTCGTTCCACGCCGTGCAGCGTGCCAACATCAAGCTGGGCGATGTGGTGGTGCTGGCAGGAGCGGGGACGCTGGGCCTGGGAATGATCGGGGCAATCAAGAAATCCGGCCCGGCGAAACTGGTGGTGCTGGACCTTTCTGACGACCGTCTGGAACTGGCAAAGCGCTTCGGCGCCGATATTGTGATTAACCCCGCGCGTCAGGACGCGGAGAAAATCGTTAAGGAGATGACTGAAGGATACGGCTGCGACATCTATATCGAAGCGACCGGTGCAGGAAAATCTGTTGAGCAGGGGCTGGCGATGATCCGCAAGCTCGGCACGTTCGTCGAATTCTCGGTATTCAAAGATCCGGTCAGTATCGACTGGAGCATTATCAGCGATCGCAAAGAGCTTGACGTGCTCGGTTCCCACCTTGGTCCTTACTGTTACCCGCTGGTCATTGAGGGCATTCGTGACGGATCGCTGCCGACCCGTGGCGTGGTGACACACACCTTGCCGCTTGAACGTTTTGCTGAAGGATTTGACCTGATGAAGCGCGGTGTTGATTCCATCAAAGTGGTGCTCAATCCCAATCTTTAA
- the rpiB gene encoding ribose 5-phosphate isomerase B, which yields MLSIAIGADDAAIELKNILVNYLQQAGFATTDYSADMQQESGCAYPDIAWTVAQAIKTGRHQRGILVCGTGIGMSITANKVPGIRAAQCHDTYSAERARKSNNAQIITLGARVIGLELAKSIVAAWLKAEFEGGRSAPKIERIGYYEQLTGG from the coding sequence ATGCTTTCTATTGCAATTGGCGCTGATGATGCCGCCATTGAGTTAAAAAACATCCTGGTCAACTACCTGCAGCAGGCGGGCTTTGCCACCACTGATTACAGTGCTGACATGCAGCAGGAGAGCGGTTGCGCCTACCCTGATATTGCCTGGACAGTGGCACAAGCCATCAAGACTGGCCGGCATCAACGTGGCATCCTGGTGTGCGGTACGGGCATAGGAATGAGTATCACGGCGAATAAAGTGCCCGGCATCCGCGCCGCTCAGTGTCATGACACTTACTCAGCTGAGCGCGCGCGTAAAAGCAATAACGCGCAAATCATCACGTTGGGCGCCCGCGTAATTGGGCTGGAGCTGGCAAAATCCATTGTGGCAGCCTGGCTTAAAGCCGAATTTGAAGGGGGCCGTTCGGCGCCTAAAATCGAAAGAATTGGTTACTACGAGCAGCTTACAGGCGGTTAA
- the tal gene encoding transaldolase, with product MNQLDALKQFTTVVADSGDIESIRNYHPQDATTNPSLILKASGLDSYKHLITDAIDYAKKQGGSKETQIINASDKVAINLGMEILKSVPGRVSTEVDARLSFDRGMCVTKAEKLVRMYEENGIDRSRILIKLASTWEGIKAAEELEKNGIQCNLTLLFSFAQARACAEAGVFLISPFVGRIYDWYNSRKPLDPYNVDEDPGVQSVRKIYEYYKQHRYNTVIMGASFRKTEQIVALAGCDRLTISPNLLEELQASNAPLERKLTPSTEAFHQPASLSESEFRWEHNQDPMAVEKLAEGIRQFAVDQQKLEDVLAAKL from the coding sequence ATGAACCAGCTAGACGCACTAAAACAATTCACCACCGTGGTGGCAGACAGTGGTGATATTGAATCGATTCGTAACTACCACCCGCAGGATGCGACCACTAACCCGTCTCTGATCCTGAAAGCCTCCGGCCTCGACTCTTATAAGCATCTGATTACTGACGCCATCGACTACGCCAAAAAACAGGGCGGCAGCAAAGAGACCCAGATCATTAACGCCAGCGACAAAGTCGCCATCAACCTCGGTATGGAAATTCTGAAAAGCGTTCCCGGCCGTGTTTCTACCGAGGTGGATGCGCGCCTCTCCTTTGACCGCGGTATGTGCGTGACCAAAGCCGAGAAGCTGGTAAGAATGTATGAAGAGAACGGCATTGACCGCTCGCGCATCCTGATCAAACTGGCTTCCACCTGGGAAGGCATCAAAGCGGCGGAAGAGCTGGAGAAGAACGGCATCCAGTGTAACCTGACGCTGCTGTTCTCCTTCGCCCAGGCCCGTGCCTGTGCCGAAGCGGGCGTGTTCCTGATCTCCCCGTTTGTTGGCCGTATCTACGACTGGTACAACAGCCGCAAGCCGCTGGACCCGTATAACGTGGATGAAGATCCAGGCGTGCAGTCGGTACGTAAGATCTACGAATACTATAAGCAGCACCGCTACAACACCGTGATCATGGGTGCCAGCTTCCGTAAGACCGAGCAAATTGTTGCGCTGGCAGGCTGTGACCGCCTGACCATCTCCCCTAATCTGCTGGAAGAACTGCAGGCCAGCAACGCGCCGCTGGAGCGCAAGCTGACCCCATCAACCGAAGCTTTTCATCAGCCAGCCTCGCTGTCTGAATCTGAATTCCGCTGGGAACACAATCAGGACCCAATGGCAGTAGAAAAACTGGCGGAAGGTATTCGTCAGTTCGCCGTCGACCAGCAGAAGCTGGAAGATGTGCTCGCCGCTAAGCTGTAA